The window tggtcgtggccgtggtggtcaaagaaatagtaatccacgaaaatataaatatcaaccacaaaacaagcccattaaacaagatgttgaagaaaattcttctaaaaattctgaagaatcttgctacagatgtggtagaatgggccactgggctaatacttgccgaacatctaaacatcttgttaagatgtatcaggattcgctgaaaggtaaagaaaaggaagtaaattttgtggataatattgatccaacagtcactgagaaaccatctgatttatatgaagatttcttgaatgtttaagttgtgtgtcttttgaaaaataaacgatttaatatcgtctgtctttgtcattatgtttgctaaatgtttcagtactatctatttgcgtttaaaatattgtgtaatattaatgtactcactatttatttcttatatatgaagttcaatatgaattttgctggaatacaacatcaatcaagtggtggagatctctgtatagcagacagtggaactacacacactatacttaaatccgagaaatattttattgatctaaaaccaacggaaggaactatacatacaatatcaggacctgctaacttgataaaagggataggaaaggcaaatttcatactaccaaatggtacaaaatttttaataaatgatgccttattttctcccaagtcaagcagaaatttattgagtttctccgacatataccttaacgggtatgattatcagtcagtgacaacagaaaatgagaaatatttaagtatcactgacaagagtcatgtggttgaaaaactgccaagacttagttctggattacattatacacatataaatgtaccagaaatacatatggtagttaacgaaaaatatattgatcctggtgtattaagtttatggcataacagattaggccatccaggatcaacaatgatgaaaaggattattgaatgtactcatggacatccactaaaggatagaaaaatccatcatgatacaatggttccatgtacatcttgctctcttggaaaattgataactagaccctcaccacttaaggttgagaaagaatcaccaatgtttcttgaaagaattcaaggtgatatatgtggaccaattcatccaccatgtggaccatttagatatttcatggttctaatagacgcatctagcagatggtctcatgtttgtctgttatcaagccgtaatgtggcatttgcaaaatttcttgcccaaattattaaattgagagctcattttcctgattacaccattaaaagggtgagacttgataatgctggtgaatttacatctcaagcatttaatgactattgcatgtctataggaattgttgttgaacattctgttgctcatgtgcatacacaaaatggtttagccaagTCATTGATTAAacatttacagttaatcgctagaccattgataatgagaacaaaactccctgtatctatatggggtcatgcaattttacatgctgctgcattgattcgcatcagaccaagtgcaagtcataaatattcccccctacaacttgcttttggtcaagagccaaatatttcccatcttagaacatttggttgtgcagtgtatgttccaattgcgacaccacaacgtacaaaaatgggtcctcaaaggaggttgggaatatatgttggatatgaaacatcttcaatattaaggtatattgaacctatgacaggtgacgttgttacagcacgttttgctgattgtcattttaatgaaacattgttccctagattaggcggagaaatgaaaaataaagaaaatgatgtttcatggtgtgaacctcaattaaagtatcttgatcctcgcacaaaagaatgcgagacagaagttcaaaagataatgcatatacaagaacttgcaaatcaattgcctgatgcatttacagatacaaaaacggtgacaaaatcatatataccagcagtaaatactccagctcgaattgaaattccaaaagctggcaataacgtcactcatgaatctttgccacgtcagaaacgtggaagaccaatcggttcaaaggataaaaatcctcgaaaaagaaaatcagctgataatgaagtaaaagaaagtgttcaagaagaaccacaaatcagtactcctactgcagaggagattgatgatgtcaatacagaaattgcaatcaattatgcatattcaaaaatattatggaaccgaaatgaaatgaaaaatcttgatgagaaattttcatttaatgttgcgtatgacatcatgaataatgatgatgatccagaaccaacatctatggttgaatgtcaaaatagacatgattgggctcaatggaaagaagcaatacgagctgaattagaatcactcaataaaagaaaggttttcggatccatcattctcactcctaaagatgtgaaacctgtaggatacagatggatttttgtccgaaaaagaaatgagaaaaatgaagttacaaggtataaagctagacttgtagctcaaggtttttctcaaagaccaggaattgattatgaagaaacttattctcctgttatggatgcaattacttttaggtacttaatcagtctggcagtttctaaaaatttagaaatgcatctcatggatgttgtgactgcttatctatatggatcacttgatagtgatatatatatgaagatacctgaaggatttaaggtaccagaagcatcaaatgcaaaacccaaagaaatgtattcgattaaattacaaagatctttatatgggttaaaacaatcgggacgtatgtggtataaccgattaagtgattacttgataagcaaagggtatacaaataatcttacttgcccttgtgttttcattaagaaaacaacatccggatatgtgatcatagctgtttatgttgatgatcttaacatcataggtacaaataaagagatccatgaagccattcaacttctaaagaaagaatttgaaatgaaagatctcggaaaaaccaagtattgccttggtttacaaattgagcatatgcctaatggtttacttgtacatcaaacaacatatactgaaaagattttgaaacgtttcaatatggacaaggcaaaaccattaagtactcctatggttgttagatcactcaatgttgaagctgatccatttcgtccatgtgaagatcaagaagacattcttggaccagaagtaccatatcttagtgcaattggagctcttatgtatcttacaaattgtacaagacctgacatttcttttgcagttaatttgttggcaaggttcagctctgctcctaccaaaagacactggaatgggatcaaacacatatttcgataccttcgaggaactactgatttaggattattttattctaacgaatcaaaacaagatttggttggttatgcagatgcaggttatttatctgatccacataaagctaaatctcaaactggatatgtattcctaaatggaggtactgcaatatcatggcgttctcaaaaacaaacacttgttgctacatcgtcaaatcatgccgaagtgattgcattacatgaagctactcgagaatgtttttggttgagatcaatgacacaactcattactgattcttgtggactagaacgcgataaaagtccaacaactatctatgaagataatgcagcttgcatagcacagatgaaagaagggtatatcaaaagtgaccgaacaaaacacataccacctagattcttctcatacactcaaaatctcattaaggacaaccagattgaaatgagatatgtgcaatctagcaaaaactctgctgatcttttcacgaaagcacttccaactgctattttcagaacacacgttcataacattggcatgagacatgttcaaaagatgtaacagctgaagcgatgtctacttgagggggagtcaactccatgctgcactctttttcccttagctaaagttttttcccactgggttttctttagcaaggtttttaacgaggcagtaatttatagttgatcttcaacaaaataaaattgctatccaagggggagtgttataataataataataatatagatatggatagtcaattttggtgtatacatatagtcaattttggtacacaaagtatgtatttttatattgagattttaggctataaatactcatgaatgcaagcattaaacttgcaccatttctcacacttacaaagtgtttctttctttctctccattatcatctttgttcttacacttcattattagtattctaaatcaagaatcaaatcactaaaggtagttataagcctactgaattataacatcaagaatcaaaccactaaaggtagttataagcctactgaattataacatcaagaatcaaaccactaaaggtagttataagcctactgaattataacatatatgCATTACAATTTGCTCAATAATCTTGCATACAtatgatatttttatttttatttatacttAATCACGTAACCGTGTGATACCAAATATTATATACTCCGACATACCTACCATTCAAGCATCCAACATCACCACATTTAAAATGCTCATAAAAAACCTATCATAATACTAATGCATGTTTTTAGGATAAAAGTTACCCAAAGCTACCATCAAAGGCGAATTAAGCTTGAGAAACAGGTTGATTGTGAGCTCTTCCAAGCTGAATGTCTTCACCAACTCGAAAAACTGGTTGCGAATCGCTCAAATAAGCACCTAAATAAGTCGATAAACTCAACGGCTCAACATTTTCACCATGATACGATTTGCAAACCATATAAAACACTGTTTGAGTCACCATAATATCAAGAAATGAGATCGCTATCAAGAACCAACATATTATACCGATCGTTACCCGCCATACTTGTGCCAATTTACCAACGTCGTACAAGCTAAACAGCATGTAACTAAACACTACAGCTGCCAAATCTAGATACGAATAAAGCGAAATGTATAACGCAACTTCCCTTTTTCCCTTCATTAGATCCATTGCTTTGATCATGGATTTTAGCCCGTAAGAACTTTCCATAACCGACACCACACCCGCAATCTGCCAAACAATGCTCAAGTTCAAAAACCCGTACGGGTAAAGAATCAGAGGCACGAGATTAACAATGCTTTTATCTCCAAAAATCGTGTGACATAAGAAGAACATGACTGAAGATAGTAAACTATACGCAGAAAACGTTAGGAACATTAAAAGGAAAGTTACAACGAGCCGTTTCCAAACTTTTGGTATAACTTTCATCGAGTTTTGGTAAGTTAGGTCGCGGTTATTGTACATAGATACGACGATGTGAACGATTGTGGCAGTCGAGAGTGTAGAGAAGACGATGATGGTTGTGATTGTGATCGTTTTGAATATAAAATAGTTTCGCCAACCAGTCGAGGTGGCGTTAGAGATGTTGTGATATGATTCATAAGAAATACAAGCATCAGTGATCAATTGGTACGGATTTTGTTCGATTGTGGTAAAGAATCGGTTAGAAATGTTCATGTGAGCGATGAAGATGATCGCGAGTGGAGCGATTAGTGTAAGTGTGATTTGTATGAATAGTctctttgagtttgatttgtagatTGTTTTCAAGGTTTGTAATAAAATGGAGTGTGTGCCCATGAGCTTCATTTGTTCTTGAGTTTGATCCATGGTGATTGTGGATTGATTTTGTGTTACAAAGGTTAAAAATATGGGAGGTTTGATGAGACTATATTGATATGAAATGAATTGGATTGTAGCCTTGTTGCTATATAAAACTAATTCTTAAAGAAGTGGACTTGCTTTTCTTTAAATTTGTTAGAACAAATTTAACAAACGTCATAATATTAGTACCGTAATTTGTATACTGTCCATAAGTTATTGCTTTTTAATCTGGAGTTGAGTAGCTGCACGAAATAGTTATAAATAGAACGCATATTTAAATTTACTACTTTGTATGATGATATACTTATTACGATTTTTATTTTTTGTTCACTTTTCACAAAGTTTTTGTatcattttaatttatattttgttagCATTTATAGTATGTGACAACTGTCTTGCACTTACTCAAATTTTTAACGTGTTAAAGTCTTAATAGAATGATAATTGATGAATGGTTTAAAAAAATAACGTAACTTATCATATCTTTTTAATAAATGTAATATAACTTTTTCATATGCTCAAAAAAGATTTAAAGCCCAAAAAAGATAAAAGATTACGATATCAAAAAGTGTTAAATCGGGTCATCACGTCATCATACAATATGCTGAATTCGAAGAAATTAGAATTCCATTCCATACAACTCAAATTGGATCACAACTTTCTTTATTTCTTTCAACGGTGAGAATGTCAATATACCAAAACAAGACCACCATCATACGACTTAATCTAAAATAATAGATACGATTTGCATTTTGGAAGAAATATTTGGAAACACATAATAGTAATAGACGATGATGGTTACACTACtagcaaggttggagaattcggatctcggggagatctcgtttgaactttttaaggagatctcggcatctcggaataatctcggggagatctcggacgttgacttacgttgactttatagtttttttaataaaaatatacataaaacataaatatatgtatatttttatacgtttttacgagattttacaaaaatatccgagaaatgagcgagaaaatcttagaaattacgaattttacaagaaaatcttataaattagcaagaaaatccgaggaatcgtggctttgactaagtttg of the Rutidosis leptorrhynchoides isolate AG116_Rl617_1_P2 chromosome 5, CSIRO_AGI_Rlap_v1, whole genome shotgun sequence genome contains:
- the LOC139848467 gene encoding uncharacterized protein, which codes for MDQTQEQMKLMGTHSILLQTLKTIYKSNSKRLFIQITLTLIAPLAIIFIAHMNISNRFFTTIEQNPYQLITDACISYESYHNISNATSTGWRNYFIFKTITITTIIVFSTLSTATIVHIVVSMYNNRDLTYQNSMKVIPKVWKRLVVTFLLMFLTFSAYSLLSSVMFFLCHTIFGDKSIVNLVPLILYPYGFLNLSIVWQIAGVVSVMESSYGLKSMIKAMDLMKGKREVALYISLYSYLDLAAVVFSYMLFSLYDVGKLAQVWRVTIGIICWFLIAISFLDIMVTQTVFYMVCKSYHGENVEPLSLSTYLGAYLSDSQPVFRVGEDIQLGRAHNQPVSQA